Genomic DNA from Channa argus isolate prfri chromosome 2, Channa argus male v1.0, whole genome shotgun sequence:
AAGTTCTGTATAATGCTAAAAGATAAATTACAGcctgtaaacaaaacagcatgCTACACACTCTAAATCAAACACATGATCATTGTAGTTTGAAACTTTCATGAAATTGGATGATTTTTTAAGTTCCAAGGAATAGCTTGTTGTTGCCTAATCATCTGTTAAAAAATGAGCAGTACTTTGAGTTTGTATATGTTAAAGATGCCATTTTATAAtaacaaaggaaaaaatatgCTATGTAATGCCATTTTATTCATTGCCTGATTTGCATTTTCAGAATTTGTGTGCATTTAATTTACGTACCCAAGAATAATCTCAACCATAGAAAAGTGTGGTTGGTCTTGGTGGCCAATAAAACATGGACAGACATAATTAAACAAGATTGGGgaataagtaaaatgtaaagtaaatattaagGTATTTTGGTAAAACACCATTATTTAATAACTCTGATGATTCATTTCCCTATCacaattactttttactttccaAATATTATCAAGCATCCtaacagaataaaataatcaaagagCTGTCCTGGTTATCCAAATCTTATCCGAATTCCGAAACTGAACTAACTtagaatcaatcaatcaatcaatcattcaaatcatttttaaatctcCATTAGTAAATAAACAGTTGAACTCAAATTGCACCTGGGTTTAATTGTAAGTACCCTATATTAAGTATTATTTGACTGTTATTTGTGCTAAATTGAATGTATGTAACGTCAATCATCATATGAAAAAAGTGTGAGGTGTTTCTGAATCCATACAGCGCCATCTATAGTGTGGATCAGTTATGGACCAGGGCGCTACGGGCTGGACTTGGACTGGAGTGGTTTTTGAAAGACAGTGACGTCAACTCCATTATCTCGTTGTTAAGCTGCGgtgttttcttgtattttataaggtaaaaaagtttaaatcagCTGGGATCATGACATATGTTATAGTTTTGACTTAGCAGCTACTATTACAGGATATTTACAGCATGTGAACAACAAGCCGTAAATACCTACACACATTTGCAATttgcagtggctcagttggtggagcGGTCGCCTACCGACCGtcgcccatccccagccgtgcagcgCCGGTCCCCAGCCCGGTAgaagacaatgatccgctgtgacgaccctAAACTCACGGTATAAGccgaaagggcaaaaaaaaaaaaagtgctgatcAATGGAAAGACGTAACTAGCTAACAACTAGCTAACAGACTGGAACCTAATGTTAATTTGACCAGCaagaataatgtttttgtcaaaatattttgaaatgatttattcgatatttttaacattcacaGAGCTAACCTAACAGTAACGGCCTATGCTGTAATAAGTAATTCTGTACAATTATTTctgaatattaatattatttcaaAAAATCAATCATTGATTAGCAAATACAGAATCAGGCTGGAAAGTTGTACAATACATCATAGTTTTCTAAATTGAAAAgattaaatctaaataaacagTCTGGGGTCATTACTATTCGAAGCTACATGAATCATGTGACCGCTGTCGGAACTCTTGTGCCTCTATGGTTCTGGGTGGACTCTGCCTGTTCGTTCCGCCTTTTGCCTGTTTGTTAGCCAATCACGTTAGATGTGATGTTACAGCCTTTGCGGATTGGTCTGTTCGGCCTGTCCTTCAGTTTAGGTAAGCAGTGGAACAGCCAACCGCAGGCTGCTGGGACTGGCAGACATGAATTCCTTGGAACAGGCCGAAGGTAATAAATACTGAAGGCGCTTTAATTAacttattcttatttatttattctccgACATGTTTGTGACTAATAGCTATACTATTATCCATTAACATAGGTGTGTTAAGATGCCAATACAGAGTGCAACGTTTGCTGGCTCGCCTGCCTAACGCTATCACACTTAGCCGgtttgctaacgttagcttaacCGACAGACTCTCAACACATTTAGAAATCTAGTCTGCCAGTTCCTACTGCGCCTTATTGGAGCTTGGAAAGTAGCAAACACAGCTTAGCTTTGCCATAAGTAAAGTTGCTGGTGCTTGTTTTTATACGGTTTGGTAGAGTATCATCGTTTGAAATCTGTGCTTGTGCATTATTTGTGTCTATTGTCCTAATCGGTGTGCATTTTCTTGCTCgttttatgttttaatcattttgtgtttactaTAGTTACTGTGTTTTGCATTGTGTCCTGTCCCGTGCATCGaattaatttaatgttgttCTGCCTGTCTATTGTTCAGGCTATAAATGCCTTGGTATGTGGCATTATTTTGCTAgtgctgttaaaaataaacactagctaaataataaatgtagtcCGCTTTAAACTACAGCAACAACTTAATGAAGTTATCCTTCTGTCTGCATTTTACCATGCTTCCTTTCAGTTAACAACTTGGATAATTCACAAATGACAAGCTTTAGAGCTGAGATTGACAGTAGTTATGTTAAGATGTTTCATGTTAAGATGATACAAGCAATCAGTGAATTCAAAAATGTAGTCttgatataaaaagaaaatgacaacaggTCCAAATACAGTGTAtgaatgttgctgtttttcttccagATCTGAAGGCCTTTGAGAGAAGACTGACAGAGTATGTCTCCTGTTTGCAACCTGCAACTGGCCGATGGAGAAGTGAGTAAACGCCTATGTTGATTGCTAAAACTGTGGCATTGCCCCGGATATCTGTCATTTGTCGAAGGACCACAAGGAtttctcacttttatttatcttaGATCAGCATTTAACTtatgaactccagacaatgtccgAAGAAATCAGCCCGGATATTGTTCAGAGTTGCATTTCAGACATTGGGGAGATTGTCTGAGTCTGAAGCGTTCTCATGGGAGAAACTAAACTTGATTTCAATGTTCAGTTCTCACAGGAGACGCAATACGATAAAAAACGTAGGCATTggtaaacagtgttttgtttacagcacattggagcCATACATGATAAAAGTTTCAATTACTCAAATCTCTGTCTCAATAATATCGGGAACATCTCACTTGGACGTTTGCATTCGCACATAGACCCTCTCTGGACAAGGTCAGAAAaatgtcaggattccagtgcatgtgagACGGGCTCATGCTCCATGGGTAACTTGCTCTAAAGGAGGTTAACCTCTGACGACAAAATCATACTTGTCAGCAGCTAAAACTTTGACCAATtactttactgtaaaaaaattgtttacatAGGATACAGACAGAATAGATCCTTcatcaaacaaaagaaaaacattctttaaaaaaattataataatcatgtgctacagtatgttataGTATATTCTGAATcctcatttagttttttagtatttcacatgaacacacacttaGTATAAAATGCAGgttggaaaagaaaatgtccatAACTTGTTCGGTGGTACCAGGATGGCCATTGGTAAGATCCGTGAAGCCATATCCCTCCAACTTAGCCAGAACAATTGAAACTCCAGAAGCCCCTACTATCACCATTGTTGAGCCACAGTTGGTCTCCtgaaatgcatttcattttgcTGCCTTCACGTTTCAGTGATTCTGATTGTGGTGTCTGTCTGTACGGCTACGGGGGCTTGGAACTGGTTAATAGACCCGGATACGCAAAAGGTATGTATTAGTGGAAAATCCAGTCTAGTTGTGTCGTTGTGCTTATTATTGAAAAATGTGGGTAAGAGCAATGAAtatgaaaactgtgaaaactaTGAAAACTAATGTGGAAAcacttttttgcagtttgtccGCTgacacaaatcctttttgcttGTATGCTGtatgactttaaaatgtgtccatCTTACTTTAGTACTTATtataatcttttatttatttagttcttTGTACACTTatactgttttgtattttacattttgtatatactttgaaattactttgcattttatcattgactttgacttttgtCTTTATTAGTACCTTGTTTCCACCATCATTTTCCTTTGTCACTTTTGTTCTGCAGGTCTCTTTTCTTTCATCACTGTGGAATCATCCCTTTTTCACTATTAGCTGCATCACTCTAATAGCTCTCTTCTTTGCTGGAATCCACAAACGAGTTGTGGCACCGTCAATGTATCTTTTTGTCTAACTTAATATGAAGTGCCTTGTTTTGTGTGACCTATGATTCTAGCCTCTGTTCTAACCACACACATCCACTCTTAACaagatatttaattttacatatgTGCACTTTTTGTATACTTACTGTTTGACatccttgacctttgacctcagtaTTGCTGCCCGCTGTCGGACAGTTTTAGCAGAATACAACATGTCCTGTGATGATGTGAGTAACGGTGTGACCTACAGTGCTtcacacagcttttatttgtgcAAGTTTATTAAAgcttatttcatttgtttttacagacagGAAAACTGATTCTCAAACCACGACCGAACATCCAATAACAACAAGCTTATGTGGGCTGTAAAGACAATATACTTGGTCCTTGTCGATGTCCACTCATTTCTCAGTGACTCCTCTCCATTGCGTGGTCTGTACAACACAGTGGGGAACAACACGGATGCAGAATTTGTCGTCAAATAGGAAATGCACATGGAAGAAATGAACTTCACAGGCCTTTtaacagtgtttctgtgttaatgtCACCACTAAAGCTGCTGATCTGCTAAAAAcgtttttgatatattttactCATTCAGTGAGTTCAGatgtgtatttctgtttctgatgtGAAAAGCATGTATtttatctaaatgtttttatttttaaagttatttagcTAATAAATACTTAAGGTGTAAATATGTCTCATTTCTTTAGTCATGTCTATATGTAAAGCCTCTGCCTATGATTTAATTGCGGAGTATTAAAATCTGTCCTCATTTTTGGTTGTTGCTTTCCTCGTATTTTTGCGACAGCTTCTGCTTTCTGTTAGCAACAAGCACTTTACGGTAGAGCGGAATTTTCCACATGGCCTCTAACCAGACTGGCACTGTGTTGTATGTTTGAGATTTTTAAGCTAAGCCATCtggccagagagagagagagaaaactaatTATATGCGCCAATTATATGCACTTTAATACGATTTGAAATGGGTAAAAGTAAAACCACTAAGTTTAAACGTCCGCAGTTCAACGCGGTTGGATTGCCGGTGAATGCTGTGAAGGAAGTGGACGACGAAGAGGAGCACGATGAAGATAGTTGTCCAGCTGCCGAGTTCCTGGAGAAAGTAGGACTATATATTagtcgtgtttttttttattaatatctaCGTTACTTTGTTAACCTGTTAACTGAATCATGCCTAGGAGTAATCGCTTAAACACTAAATAGGTGAAGTTATGCTTTATTAGTATAACGAAGACAGATAATTTTGAGTTTATTTAAccaatgatttattttactatGTGTGACTTTACTCTGAAGGCTGTTTTTTGCGGCTGTTATGAATTGTTGCTCGTTTCGTTTGCAtatttcaatcaaaaactcaTGTATGATCATATGATAACTTGCTTTCGTTATACTGATACTTGTGTTAGGGAACGCAGCTGGGGATATCGTTACTTAGAGTAAAATAGTCTGATACACGCTAGCTTTTATAGTTGGTGTTatgatttgtgtgtatttccATAGTTGCAGAGTCCCAGTGCAGACATGCGAGAGTTTGCATGTGCCAGCATTTCTCGGGTGGTGCAACAGAGCCAGACGATCCCTGGTTTCCTCCAAAGAGATGCTGTCAGGCGCCTTGGGCCCATGCTGCTGGATAGCAGCCTAGGTGTCCGAGAGACTGCCACAGGTGCACTCAGGTGAGCCAGTAGCAAACCAAGgttctttgtttatttcagacCTGGACTGTGTTTTTCAAAAGAATCTTAAGTCTGAGAAGATCTTAGTCTGACTTATAAGATCATCTCAAGCCTTATTTTTGGGAAATATAAGTTGGTGACTACTGGATCAACAGcgtgtcccttcaggggtcgcacGTTGATGTTGGCATCCGTTTTATCTGTGCtcggaccggcaccaaggttgcccttgatAACTGGAAAGTTAGTGACTACTGTACAAAAGATTAGGAGTTATTTTAAACAAGCTGGTCAGTGAAAGGGAACAAGCAGCAGGATGACCCCCATAAATATGGGAATCCTTTGTAAAAGGAGCGTCTAATACACATTTTATCCTAAAACATGTTAATTTTGAGTTTGGCTGGGTCACCATATTCAGCAAATCTAGTAAAGTAACCAGAAATTTTGACTTGTCAAAGCACAAATACCTAGCCAGAACTAATATTACCAGTGGCTCATCTCCATTTAAGATTTCCAGGAAACAAAAGCTAGAATACCTCAATAATTAATGTTATCAATTACACACTGTGCTTATTCTACTGCAGTTGTGCTTGTGTCTTATGTGGCACCCCGCCTTAGTTGCCTTATTTTCAAAAACAGCAAGTAGTGACATTAAGGCTGTGCTCGATGACCACGAAGATGAAAATTCAATAGTTTAGTTTTAGGTTGATTTTCAGTGTTACAATAAGTAACAGTGAGTCGGAATGGGTGAACAAATTCGGCTTTAAGCTGCATTTACACACTGTCAGCAGAATGGGAGAAACAGGTATGATACCGATATTCTGACAGAGATTTTGCAGATTATTCCAAGGTACTTAGCCATTGGTGCTCTCTTTGTGACAGTTTGTTATCAAGTGAAACAGCACATTTAAATAAGTTTAAGGTAATATCATGAAGTTGAAGTCAGCCATCTGTCTATAAATTCATTTTGGTCCTTCATTAAGTGGGTCTTTACTACTGTGATGTATGATGTAAGCATGTAGAGatgtcacacacatttgtggATCCCATTTTCACGCCCCACCAAACAAGCATGGTGGGGGTTTAAGCTCACATGCTGAAGGAGGTCATTCTTACAAAAAGTGCTTCCTTTGGTTCCCATTGAAAATGGTTCCACACCAAGTGGAACCTCAACCATTCACGATTTGCAAGTTGTCAGAAATCTGTATGAGCCAATCTGAATCGAATACCACATGTAGTTTGTTCAACCATCTCAAACAAAACACTACCTTAAGAACCTAAAGAGAATATGGCAGATGCTAGACCAAAACGTTCAGAGCAGTTTGTCAGCATCTTAGAGAGTAGTGACCGGAATAATATTGTAGGAGTTGTTGATATCAaccaatatgaaaaaaatgatcATGAGTGCCAGGTTTTAGCAGACTTACACATGTGCTGTATGCATTCATTTTCTCAATAATGGAATTAATGCACTAAAAAGGGACATTCAACAAATTGAAATTTTCTTGTATCAATCAATTATCATCAATTAGGCAACCTATTTTAAACAGGGTGATTATTTATGTAGTaatttttcccccttttcactctttaaaaaaaaacgttggtcagaaaatctaaattaaacCAGCTATGCTTCAGTGGTAAAAACAAACGGGTGaataccttttcttttttccacatagGTGCAATGTGActataaatatgttaaattatATCATATAGAACCCAAACggaaatatttgtgtattttataaatacttaACAGTTAAACATAGGCTGCATATACTATGCGATTATTTGCGTTTGCACATAGAAGTGTATATAAATCACATATTAAGTTAACTATTTaattgtcacacacacacataccaattTAACTCCCTTCACAGccacttttctgttttgttttactgctgGTTAACTATCTCTAAGCTCCCCTGAAATACTACAACTATTTCATCAGTGATGAAGTCTTTCTAAAAGGATGCAGTCATCATATTCATCATCATACTCCTTTCACAGTCAACAGTTGCTTTGCCACCACAATACAGCCTTAACACTTGTCCTGACTATTGTCCTGCAGTAAAGCTTTTATCCGTTTGTATCGGATATCCAAGTAAGAACATTGCCCATAGAGTATCTTCAGGCTCtacctctctctcacacacagcatCTTTGACATCTCCTCTTACTGACTGGGTGTGTTTCTCCCTGACAGGAATCTGAGTGCATGCGGAGGTCAGGAGGTATGTGAGGACATGGTAAAGCACGACGTCATGACTCCTCTGACAGCACTGCTTAGAGAGGTGAGACTTCTCTCCTGCTTTTAGCTCACCCCATCACTTCATTTCTTCCTCATCAGCAGCCTTACAGCAGACCACGACATCCTCAGCAATTAGGTCTGATTCCAGAGCAAACATATCcaagagtttttaaaatgccTCCACCTACTCTGAATCTGATCAACAACCTGGGATCACTGAACTAATGCTGAAGTTAATGTTTCATCTTATACTGAGCAATGATCATCAGTCTTTTGGATATGTTCATATAAGGAAAACACGGTCtatataaatgtttactttttaaacttttcagtGGATAATGACAAAAGCAAAGTGTGTCCCTGTTTCACTTGTGCTTTGTTGTCGTCTACAACACAGTGCTGTGCTGGTTTTGAGAGCTCTCTTGTCCCCATGAAAGATGAGAAGAATGCAGTGGAAGACATAGCCAACGAAGCTGTGAATTTACTCTGGAATTTATGGTAAGCCAAGAGGTCATGCAcgctactgtttttttttttttaactcaaggAATGGTTTACTCGGTGTACCTCACCAGCTTGTtaggctttttttctttttgtcctttgggcttatcccgtgagttcagggtctccacagcggatcattgtccgcatgttgatttggaacagtttttattcTGGATGCCCTCCAACCCTTTCCAATATCTACCGGACTTGTGACCAGCAATGTCCGGCTGGGGATGGGCcattgggggttcagtgtctttcccagggacacttcgacatgtggccAGGAAGAGCAGGgtgcaaacctccgaccctTTAGTCGGAGgtcggccactctaccaactgagccactgccacccttTAGCAGCTTATTAGGCTATTGGGTGTTGCTTGTCCAGAAAACTGCATGATGATTTAATCTGTGTGGGTTTTTCTGCAAATGTAACTCACACTAAATCATAAATATCAATCCTCagttattcaaaatgttttttattttttgctttaccTAAGTCTGTGATATAACATGTTCTCCTGCCAGTGAGAGCAGCAGCCAGGCACTGTCAATGTTCAACAAGTCCGGTCTCCTGGATGCGGTTGTCCTCTGTATGGAGAGACATCAACACAACGTGGAACTGGCCATATCTGCTGGTAAGACTAGTAATTAATACTCTGGTAAATGGTCATGATGactgaattttgtttgttttcatcctAGTTGGTAAGGATTTATAGTTAATACATTATTGGTTCATGACCAACTTCCTGTCTGAATATTAAGATGCAGAGTTCCATTATTGCTAGTGTGGGACCTGTTACCTTGCTATTCCTGGACTGTGCATGTGAATAACCATTATCTTTACTGCTCAGGCATCAAGttcttgtattttgtttgtttgttggtccttcaaatcttcttttcctttcggctgttccatttcaggggtcgccacagcaatcatgtgcctccatctaaccctgtcctctgcatcctcttctctcgcaccaactaacttcatgtcctctctcactacatccataaatctcctccttggtcttcctctagacctcctacctggcagctccaacctcagcatccttctaccgatatattcagtctcttctctgaacatgtccaaaccacctgagtctggcctctctgactttatctccaacatatctaacatgatctgtccctcgtGTCTttattcctgatcctgtccatcctcgtcactcccaaagagaacctcaacatcttaagctctgctacctccagctctgtctcctgtcttttggtaaatggtaaatggtaaatagtcgcttatatagcgcttttatccaaagcgctttacaatgttg
This window encodes:
- the cnep1r1 gene encoding nuclear envelope phosphatase-regulatory subunit 1 — translated: MNSLEQAEDLKAFERRLTEYVSCLQPATGRWRMILIVVSVCTATGAWNWLIDPDTQKVSFLSSLWNHPFFTISCITLIALFFAGIHKRVVAPSIIAARCRTVLAEYNMSCDDTGKLILKPRPNIQ